In Saprospiraceae bacterium, a genomic segment contains:
- a CDS encoding DUF3822 family protein, whose protein sequence is MIKTPPDSIYTLLNGKKISLSRDFYFHSSDEMAHHPSLLHLGNNGKLHIHEMPNMPYKLAFVERENASETPLDRMPFIHIAELIPAISKHLPENSLTNVCLFLYENTALIFITRLKEILAVELKPYKIPDDLLYHVIHAIQKSKLVPESVHLNLAGEIATDSAIMHNFSRYFKQISVIPMSIDTL, encoded by the coding sequence ATGATTAAAACTCCACCTGATTCGATTTATACACTACTCAACGGCAAGAAAATTTCTTTGAGTCGAGATTTCTATTTTCATAGTAGCGATGAAATGGCTCATCATCCATCGTTACTGCATTTGGGCAATAATGGAAAGCTCCATATTCATGAAATGCCAAATATGCCTTACAAACTGGCTTTTGTTGAAAGAGAAAATGCTTCTGAGACTCCTTTAGACAGAATGCCTTTTATCCATATAGCTGAATTGATTCCTGCCATCAGCAAACATTTACCTGAAAATTCATTAACAAACGTTTGTTTGTTTTTGTATGAAAACACAGCTTTGATTTTTATTACGCGATTAAAGGAAATTCTAGCTGTTGAATTGAAACCTTATAAAATTCCGGATGACTTATTATATCATGTGATCCATGCGATCCAAAAAAGTAAGTTAGTTCCTGAATCCGTACATCTTAACTTGGCAGGTGAAATTGCAACGGATTCTGCGATTATGCATAATTTTAGCAGATATTTTAAACAAATCTCTGTGATACCTATGTCCATAGATACCTTATAA
- a CDS encoding ABC transporter ATP-binding protein, which translates to MNLLEIADLRIGFTDLPEQDVLKGINLSIPHASITGLVGESGSGKTITAYSILKLLDVKAKLRTGSISFDNGNQIVNLLNLESEALRKIRGHQITMVFQEAMAAMNPVLKCGFQVSEVVKAHFNLSKSEIKDQTFEAFLKVGLEDPQRIYNSYPFELSGGQIQRVLIALAIINKPKLIIADEPTTALDVNMQKKVLDLFKEIHAELGSSILFISHDLGLVKDLCHQISVMRYGQIVESGSVNDVFNKPKHPYTRGLLHCKPPLTQKLKKLFTLNDFIESTDEKTKPVENYSVEELKSKNKQLQDSAELLSVQNLSIQYDTRSDFFLRKKQKHIAVSDVSFSIKQGEVLGLVGESGSGKTSIGRCIVRLLNPEKGHIRYLGEDILTLSGSALLPLRKEIQMIFQDPYSSLNPRQKIGEAIQEPLEIHKLHGHSKQRKDRAMELLNIVGMETHHYDRYPHQFSGGQRQRICIARALSVEPKLLVCDEPVSALDVSVQAQILNLFKELQEKFKLSYLFISHDLAVVHFIADRIIVLQNGAIVEEGFSSQVISHPQNKYTQSLLNATPQ; encoded by the coding sequence ATGAACCTTTTGGAAATTGCAGATTTACGTATAGGTTTTACAGATTTACCAGAACAGGATGTTTTGAAGGGCATAAACCTGAGTATTCCTCATGCATCTATTACAGGACTCGTTGGTGAAAGTGGCTCAGGAAAAACAATCACAGCTTATAGTATCTTAAAGCTCCTCGATGTTAAAGCAAAGCTTAGAACTGGCTCTATTTCTTTTGATAATGGAAACCAAATTGTAAATCTATTAAATTTAGAAAGCGAGGCCTTGCGCAAAATCAGAGGCCATCAGATAACTATGGTTTTTCAGGAAGCCATGGCTGCTATGAATCCTGTATTAAAATGCGGATTTCAGGTTTCAGAAGTTGTGAAAGCTCATTTCAACTTGTCAAAAAGTGAAATTAAGGATCAAACCTTTGAGGCATTTCTAAAAGTTGGGCTTGAGGACCCTCAAAGGATATACAATTCATATCCATTTGAATTGTCAGGAGGGCAAATCCAAAGAGTTTTAATAGCATTAGCCATTATTAATAAGCCCAAACTGATCATTGCCGATGAACCTACTACTGCTTTAGATGTAAATATGCAAAAAAAAGTTCTGGACCTCTTCAAAGAAATTCATGCAGAACTTGGGAGTTCAATTCTTTTTATAAGTCATGATCTAGGTTTGGTGAAAGATTTGTGTCACCAAATTTCTGTCATGCGGTATGGGCAAATAGTTGAATCCGGAAGTGTCAATGATGTTTTTAATAAGCCTAAACATCCTTATACCAGAGGATTACTACACTGTAAACCACCTTTAACCCAAAAGCTTAAAAAGCTATTTACTCTTAATGATTTTATTGAATCCACGGATGAAAAGACCAAGCCCGTAGAAAATTATTCTGTTGAAGAACTGAAGTCCAAAAACAAACAATTGCAAGACTCAGCAGAACTATTGTCGGTTCAAAATCTTTCGATTCAATATGATACCAGGTCTGATTTCTTTCTTCGTAAAAAACAAAAACATATAGCTGTTTCTGATGTAAGTTTTTCTATTAAACAAGGAGAAGTTTTAGGGCTGGTTGGTGAATCGGGTAGTGGCAAAACCTCTATAGGAAGATGCATCGTCCGTTTATTAAATCCCGAAAAAGGACATATTCGTTATTTGGGTGAGGATATTCTTACTTTATCTGGTAGCGCGTTATTACCTCTGCGAAAGGAAATACAAATGATTTTTCAAGATCCTTATTCCTCCTTAAATCCAAGGCAAAAAATAGGAGAGGCCATTCAGGAGCCTCTTGAAATTCATAAGTTACATGGCCATTCAAAACAAAGAAAAGACAGGGCAATGGAGCTTTTGAATATCGTTGGAATGGAAACTCATCATTATGATAGGTATCCCCATCAATTTTCCGGTGGCCAAAGGCAACGCATTTGCATAGCCCGGGCCTTGAGCGTGGAACCAAAATTACTTGTATGTGACGAACCTGTTTCTGCTTTGGATGTGTCAGTACAAGCTCAGATCCTGAACCTCTTCAAAGAATTACAGGAAAAGTTTAAACTAAGTTATTTGTTTATCAGCCATGATCTTGCTGTGGTCCACTTTATTGCAGATAGAATTATTGTTTTACAAAATGGGGCTATCGTAGAAGAAGGATTTAGCAGCCAGGTGATAAGTCATCCTCAAAATAAATATACCCAGAGTTTGTTAAATGCCACACCGCAATAA
- a CDS encoding glycosyltransferase: MKCPYLLHLPKWYPNKTDTLEGIFVRRHIDCTDYACKSVILYIRAAEIKNKAFLYESEKINTSNSIEYKVYYKKQITGIQALDKVLKFIVYYLLSLRWLITIYKEHGKPSLVMVHVLLRQGFTAWMLKVFFNIPYLIIEHSTFYLQNYFTPIENIKNKLRKFVLIHSNGLMAVSNNLLFAMSKIGLSNPNSLQVYNSVNTQIFYPKKRLKDQNYNVLHVSEFNDAHKNVLGILRAFQNMLSAYPNIHLHLVGYGRDTNVILQHIQKNGLQNNIHYKGQLEGETLANEYRNADVFVLFSNKENMPCVIAESLCCGTPVIATRVGGIPEIINSSNGVLIDVGDEKALTKAITQCFNSEHIFDRDVIAINALQLFSENSVGESLLKIYTKIKPDLVK; encoded by the coding sequence ATGAAGTGTCCCTATCTATTACACTTACCTAAATGGTATCCCAATAAAACTGATACGCTCGAAGGTATTTTTGTCAGAAGACATATTGATTGTACAGATTACGCTTGTAAATCTGTTATTCTTTATATCAGAGCAGCTGAAATAAAGAATAAAGCTTTTCTTTATGAATCGGAAAAAATAAACACTTCAAACTCCATTGAATATAAAGTTTACTACAAAAAACAGATAACCGGAATTCAAGCGCTTGATAAAGTCTTGAAATTTATTGTTTACTATCTTTTATCTCTTAGATGGTTGATTACTATTTATAAAGAACATGGAAAGCCTTCGCTGGTGATGGTGCATGTACTTCTGCGACAAGGATTCACAGCATGGATGTTAAAGGTCTTCTTTAATATACCATACCTGATCATAGAACACAGTACATTTTATCTCCAAAATTATTTTACGCCAATAGAAAATATTAAAAACAAGCTTCGAAAATTTGTTCTCATTCATTCAAATGGCCTCATGGCTGTTTCAAATAATCTACTTTTTGCAATGAGCAAAATTGGTTTATCGAATCCGAATTCTTTACAGGTCTATAATTCGGTTAACACGCAAATATTTTATCCAAAAAAAAGACTGAAAGATCAGAATTATAATGTTTTACATGTTTCTGAGTTTAATGATGCTCATAAAAATGTACTTGGAATTTTACGAGCGTTTCAAAATATGTTGTCGGCGTATCCGAATATTCATTTGCACTTGGTAGGTTATGGCCGAGATACAAACGTGATTTTACAACACATCCAAAAAAATGGGCTTCAAAATAACATACATTATAAAGGACAACTAGAAGGTGAGACTCTGGCCAACGAATATAGAAATGCAGATGTGTTTGTTTTATTCAGTAATAAGGAAAATATGCCTTGTGTCATCGCGGAATCACTTTGCTGTGGAACTCCGGTGATCGCTACACGTGTGGGCGGCATACCCGAAATCATAAATTCAAGCAACGGTGTACTTATAGATGTAGGAGATGAAAAAGCGCTCACAAAAGCAATTACCCAATGTTTCAATTCAGAACATATATTTGACCGAGATGTAATCGCGATTAATGCCTTACAATTATTCAGCGAAAATTCCGTTGGAGAATCATTGCTGAAAATATACACTAAAATTAAACCTGATTTGGTTAAATAA
- a CDS encoding redoxin family protein — translation MSYHNILSKFISTLFILSFLFGNLDAQAYKIKVNFKGYENDTLLLGYYFGDKQYIKDTAYKSKDGTFTFQSDTLLEPGMYLVVTQPEHNYIQILIDKEQQKFAIESEAAYLNEKLKFHGSKLNQDFNAYIDFLSDKRMLADSLNALLKNAKDEQEKTLTKSKLELVDKLVKDKQQEILQSQAKSILSLVLRWSLDVQVPEFTDAKPEDRELLAFQYYKKHFFDQAEFQDDRNVRLPLFYQKVSRYLERLTVQHPDSINLALDMILSKLTPESQNHKFLLSHFLNTYANSKYVGMDGVYVHLVENYYAKGKAPWIDAENLAKMTKDAKALKPLLIDRIAPDILLFKEDSTAFRLHDIKSPYTVLIFWAPDCGHCKKSIPFVNEFYEKFKNRGVEVLAVCSQIGTEAKKACFDAVKSHNMLSYINAYDPSHVSRFKIIYDLKTTPQIYILDASKKILTKKIGAEQLNEIMDKLLSFK, via the coding sequence ATGAGCTATCATAATATTTTAAGCAAGTTTATTTCGACATTATTTATCCTTTCATTTTTATTCGGAAATCTAGATGCACAGGCCTATAAAATTAAAGTTAATTTTAAGGGCTATGAAAATGATACACTTTTGTTGGGCTATTATTTTGGGGATAAACAATATATAAAAGACACAGCCTATAAATCCAAAGATGGCACTTTTACATTTCAGAGTGATACCTTGTTAGAACCCGGGATGTATTTGGTCGTCACACAGCCCGAGCATAATTATATACAAATTCTCATTGACAAGGAACAACAAAAATTTGCCATTGAATCTGAAGCTGCGTATTTAAATGAAAAATTGAAATTTCACGGATCAAAGCTTAATCAAGATTTTAATGCTTACATAGATTTTCTTTCTGATAAGAGAATGCTCGCTGATTCCCTAAATGCGCTTTTAAAAAATGCTAAAGATGAACAGGAAAAGACTTTGACAAAATCAAAATTAGAGTTGGTCGATAAATTAGTTAAAGATAAACAACAAGAAATTCTTCAGTCCCAAGCTAAATCTATCCTGAGTCTGGTGCTTCGCTGGAGTCTGGATGTTCAGGTGCCTGAATTTACTGATGCTAAACCAGAAGATCGGGAACTCCTTGCTTTTCAATATTACAAAAAGCATTTTTTTGATCAAGCTGAATTTCAAGATGACAGAAATGTGCGATTGCCACTCTTTTATCAGAAAGTTTCTAGATATCTTGAGCGATTGACCGTGCAACATCCTGATTCAATCAATTTAGCTTTAGATATGATCTTATCGAAACTAACACCAGAGTCTCAAAATCACAAGTTTTTGCTAAGTCATTTTTTGAATACCTATGCTAACTCAAAATATGTGGGTATGGATGGGGTATATGTTCATTTGGTAGAAAATTATTATGCAAAAGGCAAAGCTCCATGGATCGATGCCGAAAATCTTGCAAAAATGACCAAAGACGCTAAAGCATTAAAGCCTTTGTTGATAGACCGCATTGCTCCTGATATTTTGCTATTTAAAGAAGATTCAACGGCATTCAGATTACACGACATTAAAAGTCCATATACCGTACTTATATTTTGGGCACCGGATTGCGGTCATTGCAAAAAATCGATCCCATTTGTAAATGAATTTTATGAAAAATTCAAAAATAGGGGAGTTGAGGTGCTAGCTGTTTGCTCCCAAATTGGCACAGAAGCAAAAAAAGCATGTTTTGACGCTGTTAAATCACACAACATGTTATCCTATATCAATGCCTATGATCCGAGCCATGTTTCAAGGTTCAAAATAATTTATGATTTAAAAACGACTCCTCAAATATATATCTTAGATGCTTCAAAGAAAATTTTAACAAAAAAAATAGGGGCTGAACAATTGAACGAAATAATGGATAAACTGTTATCTTTTAAATAA
- a CDS encoding arginine--tRNA ligase — translation MDPSTYTFQAAFEELFNITASSKELHIQACSPEFDKDYTLILFPWIKKLNKKPEEIGELLGQKLISENIISDYQIIKGFFNFSYPDNYWMSLLKTPPVSHSEDGQSNIEKILIEYCSPNTNKPLHLGHVRNILLGWSVYKILMASGHHVETTQVINDRGVAICKSMLAWKKWGNNSTPENTGIKSDHFVGDYYVLFEVKFQEEYNIWLSSDEAANVYETKFGEIERKEFKSKFKNEYFNSISPLGDEIRKMLVLWESNDHETIKLWKQMNQWVYDGFDKTYKRLQIKFDHIYYESQTYLLGKDIIQKGLQSGVFYKEPDGSTWVDLEPRGLDKKILMRKDGTSVYITQDLGTAQQRHEKHQADRYIYVVGDEQDYHFKVLFETLKVLKESFADHLFHLSYGMVDLPEGKMKSREGNVVDADDLVDNVVEEARKSAQERGEIAILPGEEQEIIFNKIGMAALKYFILKVHPKKRMLFDPKEAVDMQGHTGPYIVNAYVRIQSILRKQDGQNSINDQNIQINRNEKSLIRLIHEYNNIIQTAAKDLDPSHLANYLYLLAKEFHKYYHDYSILNAETDELKYFRLHLSRKVSDILKNGMECLGIEMPDRM, via the coding sequence ATGGACCCAAGTACATACACTTTTCAGGCAGCATTTGAAGAATTATTTAATATCACTGCCAGTTCCAAAGAACTGCACATACAAGCCTGTTCTCCGGAGTTTGATAAAGATTATACGCTAATTTTATTTCCCTGGATTAAAAAATTAAACAAAAAACCTGAAGAAATAGGAGAACTCCTGGGACAAAAACTCATTTCTGAGAATATTATCAGCGATTATCAAATTATCAAAGGCTTTTTCAATTTCAGTTATCCAGACAATTATTGGATGTCACTGCTCAAGACTCCACCAGTAAGTCATAGTGAAGATGGGCAATCTAACATTGAAAAAATTTTGATCGAGTATTGTAGCCCTAATACCAACAAACCATTACATCTTGGGCATGTCAGGAATATACTTTTAGGCTGGTCAGTTTATAAAATCTTAATGGCAAGCGGTCATCACGTGGAAACGACTCAAGTCATAAATGATAGAGGAGTGGCCATCTGCAAAAGTATGTTGGCATGGAAAAAGTGGGGGAATAATTCAACTCCGGAAAATACCGGAATTAAATCAGACCATTTTGTAGGTGATTATTATGTTTTATTCGAAGTAAAATTTCAGGAAGAATACAATATATGGTTAAGTTCTGATGAGGCAGCAAACGTTTATGAGACAAAATTCGGAGAGATCGAACGCAAAGAATTTAAATCCAAATTTAAAAACGAGTATTTCAATTCCATTAGTCCATTAGGGGATGAAATTCGAAAAATGCTAGTTCTCTGGGAGTCAAATGATCATGAAACCATCAAACTTTGGAAACAAATGAACCAATGGGTGTATGATGGATTTGACAAAACTTATAAGCGCCTGCAAATTAAATTTGATCATATTTATTATGAATCTCAAACCTATTTATTAGGAAAAGATATCATTCAAAAAGGACTTCAATCTGGCGTTTTCTATAAAGAACCAGATGGTTCTACTTGGGTCGATCTTGAACCACGAGGTCTTGATAAAAAGATTCTCATGAGAAAAGATGGAACAAGCGTTTATATCACACAAGACCTGGGTACTGCTCAGCAGCGCCATGAGAAACATCAGGCAGATCGCTATATTTATGTAGTAGGAGACGAACAAGATTACCATTTTAAAGTCTTATTCGAAACGCTTAAAGTCTTAAAAGAAAGTTTTGCTGACCACTTATTTCATTTATCCTATGGCATGGTAGATTTGCCTGAAGGAAAAATGAAATCCAGGGAAGGAAATGTCGTTGATGCTGATGATTTAGTGGATAATGTTGTGGAAGAAGCGCGAAAGAGCGCACAGGAAAGAGGAGAAATAGCGATATTACCTGGAGAAGAACAAGAAATTATTTTTAATAAAATTGGAATGGCCGCTTTAAAATATTTTATTTTAAAAGTACATCCAAAAAAGAGAATGCTGTTTGATCCAAAAGAAGCCGTAGATATGCAAGGACATACGGGTCCCTATATTGTGAATGCATATGTAAGAATTCAATCAATACTTAGGAAACAAGATGGCCAAAATTCTATTAATGATCAAAATATTCAAATCAATCGGAATGAAAAATCACTTATTCGGTTGATACATGAATATAATAATATCATTCAAACAGCTGCAAAAGATTTAGACCCATCTCATCTTGCTAATTATTTATATCTGTTAGCCAAAGAATTTCACAAGTATTACCATGATTATAGTATTCTAAATGCAGAAACAGATGAATTAAAATATTTCAGATTACACTTAAGCCGTAAAGTATCAGATATATTAAAAAATGGAATGGAATGTTTAGGTATTGAAATGCCAGACAGAATGTAA
- a CDS encoding aspartate carbamoyltransferase catalytic subunit, which yields MSEPKLSVKHLVGIKELHVEDLRLILDVAKQFKEVLQRPIKKVPSLRDITVANLFFENSTRTRMSFELAEKRLSADVINFSASGSSVSKGETLLDTVQNILAMKVDMVVVRHPKVGAARFLAERVEATVINAGDGTHEHPTQALLDAFSIEESMGTLKGVKVALVGDILHSRVALSNILCLKKLGAKIKVCGPPTIIPKYVSSLGIEVDYKLENILSWADVVNVLRIQTERMELQYFPSVREYSQFYGINKEKLDRNGKKLVLMHPGPINRGVELNSDAADSDYSIILDQVENGVAIRMAVLYLLANSRSKSDA from the coding sequence ATGTCAGAACCCAAACTTAGCGTAAAACATCTTGTGGGCATTAAAGAACTGCATGTTGAAGATCTTAGATTGATTTTGGATGTGGCAAAGCAGTTTAAGGAAGTTCTTCAACGGCCAATTAAAAAAGTTCCTTCTCTGAGAGATATAACAGTAGCCAATTTATTTTTTGAGAATTCTACACGTACCCGAATGTCTTTTGAATTGGCTGAAAAAAGATTATCTGCTGATGTCATCAATTTTTCTGCAAGCGGATCATCAGTCTCCAAAGGCGAAACATTACTGGACACCGTTCAAAATATTCTCGCAATGAAGGTAGATATGGTTGTGGTGAGACATCCTAAAGTTGGAGCTGCAAGATTTCTTGCGGAAAGGGTAGAGGCTACGGTTATTAATGCAGGTGACGGTACCCATGAACATCCTACACAAGCTTTATTAGATGCCTTTTCGATTGAAGAATCAATGGGTACACTCAAAGGAGTAAAAGTTGCGCTTGTTGGAGATATCCTTCATAGCAGGGTGGCTCTTAGCAATATTTTGTGTTTAAAAAAATTAGGTGCAAAAATTAAAGTTTGCGGTCCACCTACCATAATACCCAAATATGTAAGCTCACTTGGAATTGAGGTAGATTATAAACTGGAAAACATCCTAAGCTGGGCAGATGTCGTTAACGTTTTAAGAATTCAAACAGAACGAATGGAACTTCAATATTTTCCTTCTGTCAGAGAATATTCCCAATTTTATGGCATCAATAAAGAAAAATTAGACCGCAATGGAAAAAAATTAGTTCTCATGCATCCAGGACCTATCAACAGAGGTGTGGAATTAAATTCAGATGCTGCAGATTCTGATTATTCGATCATATTAGATCAGGTTGAAAATGGAGTTGCCATTCGAATGGCCGTACTCTATTTACTTGCCAATTCCCGAAGCAAGTCAGATGCCTGA
- the pyrR gene encoding bifunctional pyr operon transcriptional regulator/uracil phosphoribosyltransferase PyrR, with the protein MPGKHKVLLSELQLNLVIDRLCHQLLEHHAPFTNCCIIGIQLKGAILAERICRKLEILNPSYKIPFGKLDITFSRDDFKSTKKLVTAHPTQINFLIENKQVILIDDVLYTGRTIQAALLELQNYGRPERVELLVLVDRRFNRQLPIQADYYGTRIDAVNQSYVKVDLREEGGDDRVLFFEVAKQN; encoded by the coding sequence ATGCCTGGAAAACATAAAGTTTTACTTTCCGAATTGCAACTAAATCTCGTAATTGATCGCTTGTGTCATCAGCTCTTAGAACACCATGCACCCTTCACAAATTGTTGCATCATTGGAATTCAGTTAAAAGGAGCAATTTTAGCAGAAAGGATATGTCGTAAATTAGAAATACTAAATCCATCTTATAAAATCCCTTTTGGTAAATTGGATATCACTTTTTCAAGAGATGATTTTAAATCTACCAAAAAACTAGTTACAGCACATCCTACACAAATTAATTTTCTCATCGAAAACAAACAAGTCATTCTCATTGACGATGTATTATACACAGGAAGAACCATACAAGCTGCTTTATTAGAGTTGCAAAATTATGGCAGGCCTGAACGTGTTGAACTTCTGGTATTGGTAGATCGCCGGTTTAACCGACAACTTCCAATTCAAGCTGATTATTACGGAACCAGAATTGATGCCGTTAATCAATCTTATGTAAAAGTGGATCTCAGAGAAGAAGGCGGTGACGATAGAGTTTTGTTTTTTGAGGTAGCCAAACAAAATTAA
- a CDS encoding RsmD family RNA methyltransferase, with product MRISGGLLKGRLFYPPADKWPTRPTTDIAREALFNVLTNFLDFEQIKALDLFGGSGAHTYEMVSRGCQDVSYVDHHKPCHSFVRKTLSTLHIESQVKLFQMDYLDFIQTTNSKFDYIFAGPPYPLKAIPLIPDQILHSSLLKANGIITLEHNPDHKFDSHPNYWKSKNYGQTFFSFFKG from the coding sequence ATGCGAATCTCAGGTGGACTTTTAAAAGGTCGCTTATTTTACCCTCCGGCAGATAAATGGCCAACCAGACCAACTACTGACATTGCCCGGGAAGCTTTATTTAATGTTTTGACAAATTTTTTAGATTTCGAGCAGATCAAGGCCTTGGACCTTTTTGGTGGTAGTGGCGCACATACTTATGAAATGGTGTCACGAGGATGTCAGGATGTGAGTTATGTAGATCATCATAAACCATGTCATTCCTTTGTCAGAAAAACCTTATCTACACTTCATATAGAATCACAAGTAAAGCTCTTTCAGATGGATTATCTGGACTTTATACAAACAACTAACTCAAAATTTGATTACATTTTTGCAGGGCCACCATATCCTTTAAAGGCCATTCCTCTCATTCCAGACCAGATTCTACATAGCTCTTTACTAAAGGCAAATGGGATTATAACTTTGGAACACAATCCTGATCATAAGTTTGATTCGCATCCAAACTATTGGAAATCAAAGAACTATGGTCAAACCTTTTTCAGTTTTTTTAAGGGATAG
- a CDS encoding glutamine--tRNA ligase/YqeY domain fusion protein produces the protein MEETKKSLNFIEEIIEEDIRNGKHGGRVHTRFPPEPNGYLHIGHAKAICLNFGLALKYKGKTNLRFDDTNPVTEETEFVESIKKDIQWLGFDWEDREYYASDYFEQLYQFANVLIEKGLAYVDDSTAEEIAEMKKSPTEPGILSPFRNRSIDENLNLFSRMKAGEFPEGSKVLRAKIDMSSPNMHFRDPILYRILYKSHHRTGTQWCIYPMYDFAHGQSDSIEGITHSICTLEFENHKPLYNWFIKELGIFPSQQYEFARLNLSFTVMSKRKLLRLVQEGFVSGWDDPRMPTISAFRRKGYTPESLRKFASMVGIAKRDNIIDLSLLEFALREDLNKTAIRVMAISQPLLIHITNYPNTTEGLEIENNPEMPETGKRNVLFGNSIYIEQDDFMENPISGFFRLCPGGMVRLKGAYIIRCDEISKDVNGNMIQLNCSYIPESKSGQDTSGLKVKSTIHWVEAGSSVNAELRYFDKLFTLEDPNEAEDFTKVINKDSLCVYSNAKLEASLYHAQKDVHYQFVRLGYFVLDTDSTQQHQIFNRSVGLKDSWAKIKEKKN, from the coding sequence ATGGAAGAAACGAAGAAATCCTTAAATTTTATTGAAGAAATTATAGAAGAAGATATCCGCAATGGAAAACATGGAGGACGGGTGCATACACGTTTTCCACCGGAACCCAATGGTTATCTGCATATTGGGCATGCCAAAGCCATATGTTTAAATTTTGGCCTGGCTTTGAAATACAAAGGAAAAACAAACTTGCGCTTTGATGATACGAATCCGGTTACAGAGGAAACTGAATTTGTAGAATCCATTAAAAAGGATATACAATGGTTAGGGTTTGACTGGGAAGACAGAGAGTATTATGCTTCTGATTATTTTGAACAGCTCTACCAATTTGCAAACGTTTTGATTGAAAAAGGACTGGCTTATGTAGATGATAGCACTGCAGAAGAAATTGCAGAGATGAAAAAATCCCCTACAGAACCGGGCATTCTAAGTCCTTTTAGAAACCGAAGTATCGATGAAAATTTAAATTTATTTTCCAGGATGAAAGCCGGAGAATTTCCCGAAGGCAGTAAAGTACTCAGGGCTAAAATTGATATGTCCTCTCCTAATATGCATTTTCGGGATCCTATCCTCTATAGAATTCTATATAAATCGCATCATAGAACCGGAACTCAATGGTGTATTTATCCAATGTATGATTTTGCACACGGACAATCGGATTCTATTGAAGGCATCACGCATTCAATTTGTACGCTGGAGTTTGAAAATCACAAACCTTTATATAATTGGTTTATCAAAGAACTTGGAATCTTTCCATCTCAACAATACGAATTTGCCAGACTCAATTTGAGCTTTACCGTCATGTCAAAAAGAAAATTGTTGCGCTTGGTTCAGGAAGGTTTTGTCAGTGGGTGGGACGATCCTAGAATGCCTACGATTAGTGCATTTCGGCGAAAAGGATATACTCCTGAATCCCTCAGAAAATTTGCATCAATGGTAGGGATTGCAAAGCGTGATAATATTATTGATCTTTCACTATTGGAATTTGCATTGCGTGAAGATTTAAATAAAACTGCAATTCGCGTCATGGCTATTTCTCAACCACTGCTGATTCATATCACTAATTATCCGAATACTACTGAAGGGCTGGAAATTGAAAATAATCCAGAAATGCCCGAAACTGGAAAAAGAAATGTGCTATTTGGTAATTCAATTTATATAGAACAGGATGATTTCATGGAAAATCCGATCAGCGGATTTTTTAGGTTATGCCCAGGTGGAATGGTGAGATTAAAAGGAGCTTACATTATTCGGTGTGATGAGATCTCAAAAGATGTTAATGGCAATATGATTCAGTTAAATTGCAGCTATATTCCGGAAAGCAAGAGTGGTCAGGATACTTCAGGATTAAAAGTTAAATCGACCATACATTGGGTGGAAGCAGGGAGCTCAGTAAATGCAGAACTTAGGTACTTTGATAAATTATTTACATTGGAAGATCCTAACGAAGCTGAAGATTTTACTAAAGTAATCAACAAAGATTCTCTGTGTGTTTACAGTAATGCTAAATTGGAAGCCAGCCTTTATCATGCGCAAAAGGATGTACATTATCAATTTGTACGGCTTGGATATTTTGTTTTAGATACAGACAGTACGCAACAACACCAGATTTTCAACAGAAGTGTTGGGCTAAAAGATTCTTGGGCTAAAATAAAGGAGAAAAAAAATTAA